CCGGCATCAACTTAATCAGCGTGGTACCAGTTCCAGCAGAGTGTCTTCTTTTGTATTCCGTGTTTATTTTGTCACTTATTCGATATGTTATCTAGTTAAACGACTACGTGTTCTCTACTGTCAGGGTATGAGTTGGGTTGATCTTTACCTGCCGATATTCATTGGCCAAGAATCCCCACTTATCCGGCCAGCGCCTTTGAGAAAGGAGCTCTCTTCTTATGTGATCTTTCCTACAAAGCATAAAATTCAACGCAGCTTGTGAATTGAAAAAGTAGCTCGAGTTTAGGGGCGGAGGGATGACGCAGTGGTGACAGCACTCGTCTCCCTTttatgtggcccgggttcgttTCCctgatccggcgtcatatgtgggttgagtttgttggttctcttctctgcattGAGAGGTTtgctccgggtactccggtttcccctctcctcaaaaaaccagcatttgacttgatttgtgttaattgttaatctcagtttacagtgtccccagcTAGTGCTCCAGCAGTAGAACGAcgagacacttaaataaagttcttttccttttttatcatttcgaaatgcaccaatcatcGCCAACAACGGTTCTCCTTATACTGACACACAGCTAGTCTACATCATCGTCTGATGAAGACCAGCAGTGTAGCGAGTGAAATGTCCCGATCCATGATCCTATTGTGACACAATTGGGAGGCAAACAATTAAATTAACTATCAATGATCAATTTATTTAAATCTCAGTGGATTCAGTCCAGCACAATTGAGGAGACCacgaatcaaatcaaattgtcccttttggtgagaggggaaaaccggagtacccggggaaaaatcTCTCAAGAGCAGAGACACGAAAGAAAAGACCCGGCCAGTAGGAAAAGAAGTGGCTGATGAATGCAAATTTGGTCAGCACAAACTGTTTTTGATTTTAAATTaactttcgctctgacgaaggactaacgctcgaaacgtcagcttagTTATCTCTTCAAGgaggaaatttgacctttatctGAGCTTGCTTGATTCCAAATTCCAGTCTCTCAGAACAGAGCAGAATAGACCGGCAAACCCAACCCTCATACAGTGCCGAGGCAGAAATGGGAACCCTGTTCACGTAATGGCAAGCGACTGTGATGACATTATTTACGAAATTGTCCGAGAAGCATGTCTTGCTACACTGAACGCAAAAAAGTGGCTTCGAGTGTGTCTCATGGTCATatgtgtttgttttgaaaaaaagaaaaacaacaacaacagataGCCAACGGCACATaattcaaatagaaattaacAACTTGAAACGGTACCAATTTCTTACCATATTTCATCGATGTGGACAAAATTACAGGCTTTCGGTTTTCCTCTCACCCCAAACATCTTTGCATTGAGCGGTTCGCAAAAACAAGTAGCATTTACAAAGTATTATGACGATTAATGTCGCGCGAGCCTCATTCTGGTTCCCAGGGCAGCTCAGAACCTTCTGGAGTACAAAATCAATCCCTAGCCGACCAGGTCAAGTTAGATTACTCAAAAACCTACCAGATTATTGTCTTTTGACATCATGCGTATGGGGTGAAGGTAGCTCAAGATTTTTGTTCTTGTCACTACGTACTTCTTTCTGTGATATTTTTAATTGGTTCTCTTCATTAACTCATGATGATAGAACAGTTTTGAAAtgccttcagattgcagtacgaggacgactacgggTACGAGTTTTTcatactgagcacgcgctttaggtttggagggcgaaatGTTTCGAAGTGCACTTGCTCAGAACTTGAAACTCGTACTCgcagtcgtcctcgtactccaatctgaaggtcgcaaATTTACGCGATTGCGactgctacgcttagtgattgcgcttgtttttcagccaatgagaggcaaaagcaaaaccaatcgcacctggCGCACACGATTTTTcctgcgctttgagcaagtGACAGGGCATTTGTAGCAATTCCGATTGTTTCATCGTGTattttgctcctgttgtgattggacGGAGTAATATGGACGGagtgattgctttggttttgtttttttgtctgtcATTTGAGAGTCGCTCAAATGATGGCAAGAAATCAAGAAGCTTTGAGACAGTTAACAAATTCATATGTTTTAGACTTTGATTTATATTCCTTCCCTCCTGCAATGTTGCTTGTTAGTAGCGAAATACTTTACTCGTATTTGCAAGTTCTGGGAAAGAATCCCAAAACTGAATGATTTCCTTTCTTACTTCCAAGCGCACCTGTCAAATCGAGAGTGTCCAAATAACCATCACGAAGAAATGAGAATCTTTCATACCCTTTGTAATTGATGAAACACTGAGATTCCtaagtaaagaaaattttcttttcactctTATGTAACCTAGAGTTTAGGTGGTTTTAAAAATTTCCTCGGGAACTGCCTTTGCTTCTCAACAAACAGCAAGCTGTTAGTGTATTTTAGGTATTTATTTCTTCGTTTTACATTATGAATGTGTGCCGCAAGCTGGAAAACATATTGATCCATAAAGTGTGCCTCCTCCCCAGTCCCGCAATCTTCGTGCTCAAACGAGATAATTACCCAGACTACAGTGCCAGCTGTTTTTCGGTGACGCCATCTTGAATCTGCCGGTTGTCTTGGCTGATGTTCTATAAACAAAATTCTTTTTCAGGGAGAGTTTCTCCTTCCGAAGCCGCTGCTGCCTATCAACCTCAGGTGGGTAAATCCCCCAAACtattaatattttgtgtttttcccCATTACATATGAGAAACTTTAGCTGATAAGTAAATTCTTCTTCCATAATGTCTTGCAGCGGAACTGTGAACTTATATTGCGGTATTGCGTTTTTTTTCTGCTTCACGAATTCTAGTACTCTAAGTTCTCACGAAAACAGATTTTAATGCTGGCAGCAAATCTCTCTCAAATTAACTTGCATTTGTGATTCTTGTCGTGACatgaatttttcaaaattattgttcaaaagGTCTTCACTTTCATATTATTACCCTGTACACTGTAGGTCCCTCTATCCTTTACCATCCAGTCCTCTTCATATCGTGTTAAATGTGAAATAGAGAGACTAATTGCTATAATTAGATGGTTATAGTTGGTGCTTCGACCAGAAAACTCTAAATATTTACGTTGACCTTGTAATGGCATCAGAACTTTGAGGAATGACTCGTTAAATTAAGATAAACTAAACTTGCGGACATCCTTAAATGGTTCAGGAACAATTTATGCATATTCCTGTAGCAGTCCAGTTGGTAATTTTTATCCAGTGAAAATTAATAGCGAAATTTGCAAGTGTTAGTCCTTTGCCAGAGTTCTTTGTCAATTCACTTTGATGAACTCTTTTTGTGCTCTAGATGTGAGCATTGTAACTATTTTATGGTAGTTATTTGACCCTTTTCTACTATTTTGACAGCAAAGAGCTCTTGCATTTCACTTCAAAGCATGAAAGTGTATAAATTGGCATTGTAAAAAATAATCTGATGTTGTGGAGGTGTGGAATGTTGGTGTGAAATGTCATTTTCAGTGTCCTAGATTCCAAAACTTCATAGGGATGCATGCTCCTAGATAACTCCAGACTAGAGGGGAATAGTGGACCCTTTTCTTCTTATTCCCCACAGCCCCCTGCTACCTTCAGCTGTTTGTTACAAAACATGAAACCTCTACcctagaataataattattaattgcaATCCTTCCATTTTTCTCTCAGGGACTTGGACCAGCTAAACAAGTGAAAGCAGGTCCGGTTATTGAAGTAACACCTATGTCCAATAATTCTCCAGCCTCCTCTGCGATGAGTGAAATAAGAAAGTGGCAAGAAATATTTCAGGTAAAAATAAGTTATAACATTACAATTTCaatgaaaagaacaaacaaacttaTGACTAACTTTCATGAGACTTGAAAGACATTAAGTTTCTGGCAAGCAGTTAAAAATTTTCCATCTTTTTTCCTAAAAAGGGCAATTGCATCTGCATAGATACTACCTTAATGCAACTATTAATGATAAAAGGTAATaaagaaattcatgtatttttttctgtctATATAGATTTGAGTGGTATACATGAACCTTTTATTCATATCCTGTATtcctttatttaagtgtcaagcctgttttttaaatttgtcacaTTCTCTGTGGTTACCTTCAACAAATATCagggaataaaatgaaagaaaaacagtttCTTCTAAAAGTTTTACTTCAAAGAGTTCATTGTGATTGAATAATTTTATCGATTGCCAACTAAAACGAACTAATGCTGTCGCTTTTATCATCAAATGATAAAATTATGCCTTTATCAATGTGATTTTTTCACCTGGtgtgaattttgtttttcgttACTTAGTTAAAGAGATTTCATTACACTCCAATTCATTTATTTGgattggtttttttttcgtttgttgcGGCTGCCAAGTTAGTGGTTTTCTTTAAATATTTTTGGAAAACTACGTCATGTACAGTACTGTTACCCGGGGTCACTTATTTTTGCCATTtagtgaaatttatttttcctattGTGGGTGGTTGGCCTTTGCTTACAATGTTATCTCTGCATCGATTGTATTTGACAGAAAGCCAAGGCTCCTGTGTACCTTGCTGGAGGAACAAAAGATGTGGTGATGTTCCGTGGACTCTCTGCTGTTATTGGTATTGGATTAGGTTACACCTTCTACAATATGTATCTCATGGCTACAGGTCGACTAAAAAAGAAGGAGAGATCCTAAGAAAAGGACcctgaagttcttgttttctattttgtttttaatatttttctcagGTGAAAACAGATTGCTTGACATTTGTTTGAGATAAATGTGAATCTTCAACTACTGACCTTGTACTATTCATTGAAAGAACTGGTGCAAAATTATTCCTCTTTTTAACTGGAGATTAAATAAAGTGCTTTGATCTGCTCACTTTGATTATCAGTAAAACACTTTTCACGTATGTGCACCTTTGTTCAGTTTTGTTTCTTATCCCACGGGTGATAAAGTAATGATAAGATATCTTCAAAAcagagggggggggggattgGGAGCTGGTTTCTCGTGCTCttagaaaggaaaggaaaggaactttatttaagtgtctagtcgttctagcgctggagcactaattgggaacactgtaaactgaaattaacaattaacacaaatcatgtcaaatgctggtttttgaggagaggggaaactggAGTTCCCGGAGGAAACTTCGcagtgcagagtagagaaccaacaaactcaacccacatatgacgcccgatctgggaatcgaacccgggccacattggtgggaggtgagtgctctcaccactgtgccatcCCTGCATCCCATAAAGAGAGAACTAGTATTTTCCCAAAAGTGATTTGTTGGATAAAGAGCCTCAGAGAGGAGCATTGAATTAAGTTTAGTTCTGCTGATGGGcccattttcttcatttaagagaaacatttctcaaatttgacccttttcatCACAAATTGACACAAAAAATTGATGGCACTAAGGGTGTGGCAATTTACTTCAATTGCAAGAGTTCACTaataagaaaggctttaagaTTCTTCTACAGGCagatatcctttattttgtcctaaagcctttctagaagaaaaatgtttttgcatttAACACAAGTGCTGAAGTGACCagtgaataaaattaaaatataattaAGTGATCATTAGTCTCAAAATGCTGAGACTTTAACATTACACTAAACAATCTACCCTTTAGAAAGACTTTAAGAATCCTTAATGAGGAATATCTTTTTTACCTAAGGACTTCCTATtgacaaaatatttttacattACAGTACTCTAAAAAACTGAAATAAGGCACATCAAAATAAAAGACTACAATAAATGTGTCTTTATTTACAGTCTGTATTTTGATGTTCTACAACAAATATCCTTCTTTTCCCACGGCCTTCCTTAAGAAAAGATATTTTTGCATTATAATACTTTAAAAAACTGAAATCAAGcacatcaaaacaaaaagacTACAGTAAATGTGTGTCtttatttgtctttttattttgattaataCATAATTTACATTAAAGGCCCATCAGAGACAACTAAGCTCTAGAATTAATATTACAATTTGAAGAttggccaaaatggcctccatgcaaaggtctttgcaaaatcatcggtttggctcaaaaaatgaaattaccaaaaacatatcaaaaacgaatctgcAGAcccaatatagttattctaggCAAAGAAAAGccgcttaaaaaaaaagctaatattcgaaaaatgagagcattttggatattggcaaaaatagcccccatgcaaaggctatagcctttgcaaaatcatcagtttgggtcaaaaaataaaattcccccAAAAAGATCGAcggacacaatatagttattttATTCAAAAAAACGGcctaaaaaacacctaatattcgaaaaaagagagaattttgaatattggcaaaaatggcctctaTCCAAAGGCCTTTACAAAATAatcagtttgggtaaaaaaataaaattgccaaaaataaatcaaacatGAATCTACAGACACAGTATAGTTACTCTAAGCAAAAAACctctctcaaaaacacctaattttcgaaaaatgaaaaaattttgaatattggcaataATGGCctctaggcaaaggctatagcctttgcaaaatcatcaaattgggtcaaaaaataaaattaccaaaaacatatcaaaaacgaatccaGAGACACAATAGAGTTATTCTAAGGAGAAAACCGCCCTAAAAAAATCCTAATATTCCATAAATAAAAGGAATTttaaattggcaaaaatggcctccatacaaaggctacagcccatgaaaaatcctcactttgggtcaaaaattaaaattccaaaaaacatgtcaaaatccattctacaaatcatttccagttgttctgtgcaaaaaaccgctccaaaaaacactaaatattcgagacatgagaccattttgaaaatcggccatcatgcaaaggctatagcccatgcaaaatcctcactttgggtcaaaaattaaaattccaaaaaacatgtcaaaatccactctacaaatcatttccagttgttctgtgcaaaaaaccgctccaaaaaaccctaaatattcgagaaatgagaccattttgaaagtcggccatcatgcaaaggctatagcccatgcaaaatcctcactttgggtcaaaaattaaaattccaaaaaacatgtcaaaatccactctacaaatcatttccagttgttctgtgcaaaaaaccgctccaaaaaacactaaatattcgagaaatgagaccattttgaaaatcggccatcatacaaaggcccatgcaaaatcctcactttgggtcaaaaattaaaattccaaaaaacatgtcaaaatccattctacagatcatttccagttgttctgtgcaaaaaaccgctccaaaatacactaaatattcgagaaatgagaccattttgaaaatcggccatcatgcaaagctatagccaatgcaaaatcctcactttgggtcaaaaattaaaattccaaaaaacatgtcaaaatccactctacaaatcatttccagttgttctgtgcaaaaaaccgctccaaaaaacactaaatattcgagaaatgagaccattttaaaaatcggccatcatgcaaaggctatagcccatgacaaatcctcactttgggtcaaaaattcaaatttcaaaaaacatgtcaaaatccactctacaaatcatttccagttgttctgtgcaaaaagccgctccaaaaaacactaaatattcgagaaatgagaccattttgaaaataagccatcatgcaaaggctatagcccatgcaaaatcctcactttgggtcaaaaattaaaaaaatcatgtcaaaatctattctacaaataatttccagttgttatgtgcaaaaaaccgctccaaaaaacactaaatattcgagaagtgggaccattttgaaaatcggccatcatgcaaaggctatagcccatgcaaaatcctcactttgggtcaaaaattaaaattccaaaaaacatgtcaaaatccactctacaaatcatttccagttgttctgtgcaagaaaccgctccaaaaaacactaaatattggagaaatgagaccattttgaaaatcggccatcatgcaaaggctatagcccatgcaaaatcctcactttgggtgaaaaactaAACTTCCAAAAatcatgtgaaaatccattctacagatcatttccagttgttctgtgcaaaaaaccgctccaaaaaacactaaatattcgagaaatgagaccattttaaaaatcggccatcatgcaaaggctatagcccatgcaaaatcctcactttgggtcaaaaattaaaaaaatcatgtcaaaatctattctacaaataatttccagttgttatgtgcaaaaaaccgctccaaaaaacactaaatattcgagaagtgggaccattttgaaaatcggccatcatgcaaaggccatagcccatgcaaaatcctcactttgggtcaaaaattaaaattccaaaaaacatgtcaaaatctattgtacaaatcatttcaagctgttctgtgcaaaaaaccgctcctaaaaacagtaaatattcgagaaatgagaccattttgaaaatcggccatcatgcaaaggctatagcccatgcaaaatcctcactttgggtcaaaaattaaaattccaaaaaacatgtcaaaatccactctacaaatcatttccagttgttctgtgcaagaaaccgctccaaaaaacactaaatattcgagaaatgagaccattttgaaaatcggccatcatgcaaaggctatagcccatgcaaaatcctcactttgggtgaaaaactaaaattccaaaattcaTGTGAAAATCCATGCTACtgatcatttccagttgttctgtgtaaaaaaaccgctccaaaaaacactaaatattcgagaaatgagaccattttgaaaatcggccatcatgcaaaggctatagcccatgcaaaatcctcactttgggtcaaaaattaaaattccaaaaaacatgtcaaaatccactctacaaatcacttccagttgttctgggcaaaacactgctccaaaaaacactaaatattcgagaaatgagaccattttgaaaatcggccatcatgcaaaggctatagcccatgcaaagtcctaactttcggtcaaaaattaaaattccaaaaaacatgtcaaaatccattctacagatcatttccagttgttctgtgcaaaaaaccgctccaaaaaacactaaatattcgagaaatgagaccattttgaaaatcagccatcatgcaaagctacagcccatggaaaatcctcactttgggtcaaaaattaaaattaaaaaaatcatgtGAAAATCTATTCTataaatcatttccagttgttctgtgcgaaaaaccgctccaaaaaacactaaatattcgagaaatgagaccattgtgaaaatcagccatcatgcaaaggctatagcccatgcaaaatcttcactttgggtcaaaaattaaaattaaaaaaatcatgtcaaaatctattctataaatcattttcagttgttctgtgcgaaaaaccgctgcaaaaaacactatataatattcgagaaatgagaccattgtgaaaatcagccatcatgcaaaggctatagcccatgcaaaatcctcactttgggtcaaaaattaaaattccaaaaaacatgtcaaaatctattctacaaatcatttccagttgttctgtgcaaaaaaccgctcaaaaaacactaaatattcgagaaatgagaccattttgaaaatcggccatcatgcaaaggctatagcccatgcaaaatcctcactttgggtgaaaaactaaaattccaaaaatcatgtgaaaatccattctacagatcatttccagttgttctgtgtaaaaaaaccgctccaaaaaacactaaatattggagaaatgagaccattttgaaaatcggccatcatgcaaaggctatagcccatgcaaaatcctcactttgggtcaaaaattaaaattccaaaaaacatgtcaaaatccactctacaaatcatttccagttgttctgtgcaaaaagccgctccaaaaaacactaaatattcgagaaatgagaccattttgaaaatcggccatcatgcaaaggctatagcccatgcaaaatcctcactttgggtcaaaaattaaaattccaaaaaagatgtcaaaatccactctacaaatcatttccagttgttctgtgcaaaaaacatgtcaaaatccattctacagatcatttccagttgtgctgtgcaaaaagccgctccaaaaaacactaaatattcgagaaatgagaccattttgaaaataagccatcatgcaaaggctatagcccatgcaaaatcctcactttgggtcaaaaattaaaattccaaaaaacatgtcaaaatccattctacagatcatttccagttgttctgtgcaaaaaaccgctccaaaaaacactaaatattcgagaaataagaccattttgaaaatc
This genomic window from Acropora muricata isolate sample 2 chromosome 2, ASM3666990v1, whole genome shotgun sequence contains:
- the LOC136908790 gene encoding cytochrome c oxidase subunit 7A-related protein, mitochondrial-like; the encoded protein is MFYKQNSFSGRVSPSEAAAAYQPQGLGPAKQVKAGPVIEVTPMSNNSPASSAMSEIRKWQEIFQKAKAPVYLAGGTKDVVMFRGLSAVIGIGLGYTFYNMYLMATGRLKKKERS